Proteins encoded within one genomic window of Streptomyces profundus:
- a CDS encoding alkaline phosphatase D family protein: MTRAGDRDNGGTVGRRALLRGAATASAALALPAGATLLGAAPAQALGGRPAADWGVQVGDVGTSSGLVWVRSDRPARMIVETSATESFRHPRRFAGPLIGPDTDFTGTTRLRGLEAGQQIHYRVLLADPDDHRRVGRPVSGTFRTASERRRDGVRFVWSGDLAGQGWGINPALGGYRAFAEMRALDPDFFLFSGDTVYADGPLTDEVALPEGRIWRNITTREKAKVAETLAEYRGNFRYNLLDENLRGFNAQVPSIVQWDDHEVTNNWYPGELLDDDRYTEKSVDRLAARARRAFSEYFPIGTLRPGEREQRVHRVVHHGPLLDVFVLDMRTFRDANSPGRQTENAQGILGREQLAWLKRELARSRAVWKVIAADMPIGLVVPDGDTDFEAVANGDPGAPLGRELQIAELLRFVKRRRITGTVWLTADVHYTSAQHYRPELAAFGDFAPFWEFVTGPLNAGSFPANELDGTFGPDRVFVKAPEASNVSPADGYQFFGEVAIDGDGGELTVRLREVGGSVLFSKTLRPGRVGQ; the protein is encoded by the coding sequence ATGACGCGTGCAGGCGACAGGGACAACGGCGGAACGGTGGGCCGGCGGGCCCTGCTGCGCGGCGCGGCGACCGCGTCGGCGGCGCTGGCGCTGCCGGCGGGGGCGACGCTCCTCGGCGCGGCGCCCGCCCAGGCGCTCGGCGGCCGGCCGGCCGCCGACTGGGGCGTCCAGGTGGGCGACGTGGGCACCTCGTCCGGGCTGGTCTGGGTCCGCTCCGACCGGCCGGCCCGGATGATCGTCGAGACCTCGGCCACCGAGTCCTTCCGCCATCCGCGCCGGTTCGCCGGCCCGCTGATCGGCCCCGACACCGACTTCACCGGCACCACCCGGCTGCGCGGCCTCGAAGCGGGCCAGCAGATCCACTACCGGGTGCTGCTCGCCGACCCGGACGACCACCGCCGCGTCGGCCGCCCGGTCAGCGGCACCTTCCGCACCGCGTCCGAGCGGCGCCGGGACGGTGTCCGCTTCGTCTGGTCGGGCGACCTGGCAGGCCAGGGCTGGGGCATCAACCCCGCGTTGGGCGGCTACCGCGCCTTCGCCGAGATGCGGGCCCTCGACCCCGACTTCTTCCTGTTCAGCGGCGACACCGTGTACGCCGACGGACCGCTCACCGATGAGGTCGCCCTGCCCGAAGGACGGATCTGGCGCAATATCACCACCCGGGAGAAGGCCAAGGTCGCCGAGACCCTCGCCGAGTACCGGGGCAACTTCCGCTACAACCTCCTGGACGAGAACCTCCGCGGGTTCAACGCCCAGGTCCCCTCGATCGTGCAGTGGGACGACCACGAGGTCACCAACAACTGGTACCCGGGCGAGCTGCTGGACGACGACCGCTACACCGAGAAGTCCGTCGACCGGCTCGCCGCCCGCGCCCGCCGGGCGTTCAGCGAGTACTTCCCGATCGGCACCCTCCGCCCCGGCGAGCGGGAGCAACGGGTGCACCGCGTCGTCCACCACGGCCCGCTGCTGGACGTCTTCGTGCTCGACATGCGCACCTTCCGGGACGCCAACTCGCCCGGCCGGCAGACGGAGAACGCCCAGGGCATCCTGGGCCGCGAGCAGCTCGCCTGGCTCAAGCGCGAGTTGGCCCGCTCGCGGGCGGTCTGGAAGGTGATAGCCGCCGACATGCCCATCGGGCTCGTGGTCCCGGACGGGGACACCGACTTCGAGGCCGTCGCCAACGGCGACCCGGGCGCCCCGCTCGGCCGTGAGCTACAGATCGCCGAGCTGCTGCGGTTCGTGAAACGCCGGCGGATCACCGGCACCGTCTGGCTGACCGCCGACGTGCACTACACCTCGGCCCAGCACTACCGGCCCGAGCTGGCGGCCTTCGGCGACTTCGCGCCGTTCTGGGAGTTCGTCACGGGACCGCTGAACGCCGGCTCGTTCCCGGCCAACGAGCTGGACGGGACGTTCGGCCCCGACCGCGTCTTCGTCAAGGCCCCCGAGGCGTCCAACGTCTCCCCCGCCGATGGGTACCAGTTCTTCGGCGAGGTGGCCATCGACGGCGACGGCGGCGAACTGACCGTGCGGCTGCGGGAGGTCGGCGGCAGCGTGCTGTTCAGCAAGACCCTGCGTCCGGGCCGCGTCGGCCAGTGA
- a CDS encoding DNA-3-methyladenine glycosylase family protein, whose translation MPDREWTPPEPYDLRRSLRVLRRGPYDPAFREEPDGTVWRGTRTPLGPATLRLRPGARIAARAWGPGADWLLDRLPALLGADDRPEEFTPRHRLIAEARRRHGGLRLIRSGLVLESLIPSILEQRVTTEDAYRSWRRLLRWFGEPAPGPGPEVDLWVLPEPRALARVPSWDWHRANVDGSRSATIMRVLRVARRMEEAAGMELPRALARLQAVPGVGPWTAAETLQRSNGAPDAITVGDLHLPGIIGHALAGERDADDARMLELLADYPGQRYRAARYVLLTGVAPARRAPRQRHARIAHL comes from the coding sequence ATGCCCGACCGTGAGTGGACCCCGCCCGAGCCCTACGACCTGCGCCGCAGCCTCCGTGTGCTGCGGCGCGGTCCCTATGATCCCGCGTTCCGCGAGGAGCCGGACGGCACCGTCTGGCGGGGCACCCGCACCCCGCTCGGCCCGGCCACGCTGCGGCTGCGGCCCGGCGCGCGGATCGCGGCCAGGGCCTGGGGCCCCGGCGCCGACTGGCTGCTGGACCGGCTGCCCGCGCTGCTGGGCGCCGATGACCGTCCCGAGGAGTTCACCCCCCGCCACCGGCTGATCGCCGAGGCCAGACGGCGCCACGGCGGGCTCCGACTGATCCGCAGCGGCCTGGTGCTGGAGTCGTTGATCCCCTCCATCCTGGAGCAGCGGGTCACCACGGAGGACGCCTACCGCTCCTGGCGCCGGCTGCTGCGCTGGTTCGGCGAGCCGGCCCCTGGGCCTGGCCCCGAGGTGGACCTGTGGGTGCTGCCCGAACCGCGCGCGCTGGCCCGCGTCCCTTCCTGGGACTGGCACCGGGCCAATGTGGACGGCTCCCGGTCGGCGACGATCATGCGGGTGCTGCGGGTCGCGCGGCGGATGGAGGAGGCGGCCGGGATGGAGCTGCCCAGGGCGCTGGCCCGCCTCCAGGCGGTGCCAGGCGTCGGCCCCTGGACGGCGGCCGAGACGCTCCAGCGCAGCAACGGGGCGCCGGACGCGATCACCGTCGGCGATCTGCACCTGCCGGGGATCATCGGCCACGCGCTGGCCGGCGAACGGGACGCGGACGACGCGCGGATGCTGGAGCTGCTGGCCGACTACCCGGGTCAGCGGTACCGGGCGGCCCGCTATGTGCTGCTCACCGGGGTCGCGCCGGCCCGCCGCGCGCCCCGGCAGCGGCACGCCCGCATCGCCCATCTGTGA
- a CDS encoding acyl-CoA thioesterase, with the protein MTDLPAPPSAEGLVEPVEPAKGSVESPAEPVGKPTAASRTTLSKIMSQNDVNLLGTVHGGVIMKLVDDAAGAVAGRHSGGPAVTASMDEMVFLEPVKIGDLVHVHAQVNWTGRSSMEIGVKVLAERWNESTPATRVGTAYLVFAAVDENGKPRPVPAVLPEDDLDRRRFEEAQIRRTHRLARRREIMELRARGSGA; encoded by the coding sequence ATGACCGATCTGCCCGCTCCGCCCTCCGCCGAGGGGCTCGTCGAGCCCGTCGAGCCCGCCAAGGGATCCGTTGAGAGCCCCGCCGAGCCCGTCGGCAAGCCGACGGCGGCCTCCCGCACCACGCTCTCCAAGATCATGAGCCAGAACGACGTCAACCTGCTGGGCACCGTGCACGGCGGCGTGATCATGAAGCTGGTGGACGACGCGGCCGGCGCGGTCGCCGGACGCCACTCCGGCGGCCCGGCCGTCACCGCCTCCATGGACGAGATGGTCTTTCTGGAGCCGGTCAAGATCGGCGACCTGGTGCATGTCCACGCCCAGGTCAACTGGACGGGCCGCAGCTCGATGGAGATCGGCGTCAAGGTGCTGGCCGAGCGGTGGAACGAGTCGACGCCGGCGACCCGGGTCGGCACCGCCTATCTGGTCTTCGCCGCCGTCGACGAGAACGGCAAACCCCGCCCGGTGCCCGCCGTGTTGCCGGAGGACGATCTCGACCGGCGCCGCTTCGAGGAGGCCCAGATCCGGCGCACCCACCGGCTGGCCAGGCGCCGCGAGATCATGGAACTGCGCGCCCGGGGCAGCGGCGCCTGA
- a CDS encoding DUF6011 domain-containing protein, which yields MTPSAEDDQPALLPDPEERRRPPVYCRLCGRPLRDREARTWGLGPECRAKLALRSAPEPPDRPVDQDPLPGL from the coding sequence GTGACACCGAGCGCTGAGGACGACCAACCGGCGCTGCTCCCCGACCCCGAGGAGCGGCGCCGGCCCCCGGTGTACTGCCGCCTCTGCGGGCGGCCACTGCGCGACCGGGAGGCCAGGACCTGGGGCCTCGGGCCCGAGTGCCGCGCCAAGCTGGCGCTGCGCAGCGCGCCCGAGCCGCCGGACCGGCCGGTGGACCAGGACCCGCTACCCGGCCTCTGA
- a CDS encoding LCP family protein — MSDWPDGWTDDDQDRSRYGQGRGSATPESARVMPHVPRPPRQRSPGHDAHGAGQRPPASYDSGYNEGQVYRGAGRQVPPPPQGPTDPPPQGQPKPRPRWGRRIGIGALSLLLVLVIVATATYFWADGKLKREVDLAALEDRPEKGEGTNYLIVGSDSREGLSEEQRRELSTGNSSSSLADTIMILHVGSNGNTMVSLPRDSWVTIPEFTGSESGNRIPEQQRKLNASFSIEGAWLLARTIEHNLDIRIDHYVEIGFGGFANVVDAMGGVEMCFDEPIQDENSGADFEEGCHRLDGAESLAFNRQRYQEAEGDLGRTKNQQEFLSTLADQAASPATLINPFKLYPTMGAVLDALIVDEDMSLWDLRSMFWAMRGAQRMNIPVSDPGFATEEGSAVLWNTEQAELLMEQLRNDEEVTVGVE; from the coding sequence ATGAGCGACTGGCCCGACGGGTGGACCGACGACGACCAGGACCGGAGCCGTTACGGCCAGGGGCGCGGGAGCGCGACCCCGGAGAGCGCCCGGGTCATGCCGCACGTACCGAGACCGCCCAGGCAGCGCTCGCCGGGGCACGACGCCCACGGCGCGGGGCAGCGGCCTCCGGCGTCCTACGACTCCGGCTACAACGAGGGCCAGGTCTACCGGGGCGCCGGCCGGCAGGTCCCGCCCCCGCCCCAGGGCCCCACGGACCCGCCCCCCCAGGGCCAGCCCAAACCGCGTCCGCGCTGGGGCAGGCGAATAGGCATCGGCGCGCTGTCGCTGCTGCTGGTGCTGGTGATCGTGGCGACCGCCACCTACTTCTGGGCGGACGGCAAGCTCAAGCGCGAGGTGGATCTGGCGGCGCTTGAGGACCGTCCGGAGAAGGGGGAGGGCACCAACTACCTGATCGTCGGCTCCGACAGCAGGGAGGGGCTCAGCGAGGAGCAGCGGCGGGAGCTGAGCACGGGCAACTCCTCCAGCAGCCTCGCCGACACGATCATGATCCTGCATGTGGGGTCCAACGGGAACACCATGGTCAGCCTGCCAAGGGACTCCTGGGTGACCATCCCCGAGTTCACCGGCTCCGAGTCGGGCAACCGCATCCCGGAGCAGCAGCGGAAGCTGAACGCCTCCTTCTCCATCGAGGGCGCCTGGCTGCTGGCCCGCACCATCGAGCACAACCTGGACATCCGGATCGACCACTACGTGGAGATCGGCTTCGGCGGCTTCGCCAACGTGGTGGACGCGATGGGCGGCGTCGAGATGTGCTTCGACGAGCCGATCCAGGACGAGAACTCCGGCGCCGACTTCGAGGAGGGCTGCCACCGGCTGGACGGCGCCGAGTCGCTGGCCTTCAACCGGCAGCGCTACCAGGAGGCCGAGGGCGATCTGGGGCGCACCAAGAACCAGCAGGAGTTCCTCAGCACCCTCGCCGACCAGGCGGCCTCGCCCGCCACCCTGATCAACCCCTTCAAGCTCTACCCGACCATGGGCGCGGTCCTCGACGCGCTGATCGTGGACGAGGACATGAGCCTGTGGGACCTGCGGTCCATGTTCTGGGCCATGCGCGGCGCCCAGCGGATGAACATCCCGGTGTCCGACCCCGGCTTCGCCACGGAGGAGGGTTCCGCGGTGCTCTGGAACACGGAGCAGGCGGAGCTGCTGATGGAGCAGCTGCGCAACGACGAGGAGGTCACCGTCGGCGTGGAGTGA
- a CDS encoding VOC family protein, with translation MAIATLTTTVLDCPEPRELAAFYATVLGGELEDDGKGDWVQLVGPDRHVLAFQRSAGYQPPSWPSTEHGQQLHLDLHVPRAEWDAAERRVLELGATLLESDHGKRDWRVYADPAGHPFCLCVG, from the coding sequence ATGGCCATCGCCACGTTGACAACCACCGTGCTGGACTGTCCCGAGCCCCGGGAGCTGGCCGCCTTCTACGCCACGGTGCTGGGCGGGGAGCTGGAGGACGACGGCAAGGGCGACTGGGTCCAGCTCGTCGGGCCAGACCGCCATGTGCTGGCCTTCCAGCGCTCCGCCGGCTACCAGCCGCCGAGTTGGCCGAGCACCGAGCACGGCCAGCAGCTCCATCTGGACCTCCACGTGCCCAGGGCGGAGTGGGACGCGGCCGAGCGACGGGTGCTGGAGCTGGGCGCCACCCTGTTGGAGAGCGACCACGGAAAGCGCGACTGGCGCGTCTACGCCGACCCGGCGGGGCACCCGTTCTGCCTCTGCGTGGGCTGA
- a CDS encoding putative RNA methyltransferase, whose protein sequence is MDGTTTGTARLERLVGVLRCPVCEAVLAPGERSLRCPSGHAFDVARQGYVSLLTGAAPGANADTAAMVTARAAFLDAGHYAPLSAALARLAGELSPPDAVSLDVGGGTGHHHARVLDALPRAFGLTLDLSKHALRRAARAHPRMGAAAGDIWRGLPVRTAAVDLLLNVFAPRNGPEFRRVLAPGGALLVVTPEPGHLAELREARGLLSIDPAKDERLRRTLAEHFEQRHTEALEFPLALTADEATALVAMGPSAHHATKAPAAPATVSAAFRLSVHRPR, encoded by the coding sequence ATGGACGGCACGACGACCGGCACCGCCCGGCTGGAGCGGCTGGTGGGGGTGCTGCGCTGCCCGGTGTGCGAGGCCGTGTTGGCGCCGGGCGAGCGCTCGCTGCGCTGCCCGTCGGGGCACGCCTTCGACGTGGCCCGGCAGGGCTATGTGAGCCTCCTGACGGGCGCCGCCCCCGGCGCCAACGCCGACACCGCCGCCATGGTCACCGCCCGTGCCGCCTTTCTGGACGCCGGCCACTACGCGCCGCTGTCCGCCGCGCTCGCCCGGCTGGCCGGCGAGCTGTCGCCGCCCGACGCCGTCTCGCTCGACGTCGGCGGCGGCACCGGACACCATCACGCCCGGGTGCTCGACGCGCTTCCCCGCGCCTTCGGGCTCACCCTCGACCTCTCCAAGCACGCGCTGCGGCGGGCCGCCCGCGCCCACCCCAGGATGGGCGCTGCGGCCGGCGACATCTGGCGCGGGCTGCCCGTGCGCACCGCCGCCGTCGACCTGCTGCTCAACGTCTTCGCGCCCCGCAACGGCCCGGAGTTCCGGCGGGTGCTCGCCCCGGGCGGCGCCCTGCTCGTGGTCACCCCTGAGCCCGGCCATCTGGCCGAACTCCGGGAGGCGCGGGGTCTGTTGTCCATCGATCCGGCCAAGGACGAACGGCTGCGCCGCACCCTGGCCGAGCACTTCGAGCAGCGGCACACCGAAGCCCTGGAGTTCCCCCTCGCGCTCACCGCCGACGAGGCGACCGCCCTGGTGGCGATGGGCCCCAGCGCCCACCACGCGACGAAGGCCCCCGCCGCCCCGGCGACGGTCTCGGCCGCCTTCCGGCTCTCCGTGCACCGCCCGCGGTGA
- a CDS encoding CGNR zinc finger domain-containing protein — protein MADRPIPQGIALIMRLVNTRDVDRDQDTLATEDGLAAFDGELALGPGELPGLRRLREALRAAGLAHHVESAPPPAELTELFAAAPLVTRVDEDGAASLEPAPRLTGLAEFTARVAAVVAVAEARGEWRRLKVCEASDCIWAYYDHSPAGRRRWCSMRSCGSRAKMRAYRAKRRAGASGDAPAAPSGEE, from the coding sequence ATGGCGGACCGACCGATCCCCCAGGGCATCGCGTTGATCATGCGGCTGGTCAACACCAGGGACGTGGACCGGGACCAGGACACGCTGGCCACGGAGGACGGGCTCGCCGCGTTCGACGGCGAGCTGGCGCTGGGGCCCGGCGAACTGCCCGGGCTGCGCCGGCTGCGCGAGGCGCTGCGCGCCGCCGGGCTGGCGCACCATGTCGAATCGGCTCCGCCGCCCGCCGAGTTGACCGAGCTGTTCGCCGCCGCGCCGCTGGTCACCCGCGTCGACGAGGACGGCGCGGCGTCGCTCGAACCCGCGCCCCGGCTCACCGGTCTCGCGGAGTTCACCGCGCGGGTCGCGGCCGTCGTCGCGGTCGCCGAGGCCAGGGGGGAGTGGCGGCGGCTCAAGGTCTGCGAGGCGAGCGACTGCATCTGGGCGTACTACGACCACAGCCCGGCGGGGCGCCGCCGCTGGTGCTCGATGCGTTCCTGCGGCTCACGCGCCAAGATGCGCGCCTACCGCGCCAAACGGCGCGCGGGCGCGTCCGGAGACGCGCCCGCGGCACCCTCGGGGGAGGAGTAG